The DNA segment ACTTGTTCGGGCGCCGCAGGACCCTCCTCATCTCCATGTTATCAGCAGCTGTCGTGAATGTCGTAGGCAGTTTTTCAGTCAACTGGATTATGCTCTTATGCCTTCAATTCCTATGTGCTCTATTGTAAGACTAGTACTGCTgcaaaaacaaactaaacttaaatgtgtttttaaagTAACCGCGACCTTATATTGCTTTATAGAGCATCGGGCCTGTTTTCGCAATCGATGTCGATGCTGAGTGAGAGTGTCCCCATCGCTAAGCGCAATGTAGTGATGTTGTTAGCAAATAGTATTTCATTTTTAGCACAAGGATTGATGGCAGGTAGAAAACTAGacgattttaaaagtaaaacaaataaatgcttTTCTAGTCTGAGTAACATATGTgccattattttattgtatttgtaacaTTATTAACACTAAGGATTCGTCCATAGAAAAGCTGCTGAACTCGTTTTTGATTTAGAAATGTATGTACAGGCAAAGGCACTCTAAATAAAACGCGCACTTAACATACAACCTTCGTTAATTAGTATTGGtggcaatattaattattactttcatCTGAAAAATGCAACGTTCCGCTCTACGGCGAGCCTGTccctgtattatattttagacatTTTAAAGGCAAATCAATAGCGAATACAATTTGATTTCAGATAACTAGCTATTACAATACACTGAAATACTACAATTTTAAAGTAACAAAGGCAGTTGATaggtcttttatttttttagtgtttGCAATACCGATCATCCCACTAACTTTTTCTTACTACATTCCTATATTAAACATTCACTGGAACTCATGGCGAACTCTCCAAATTGTATACTCTTTACCAAGTCTTGTGGCAGCGGGGTGCATGTACTATTTGGAGGAAAGTCCCAAGTTTGTTTATGCGAGAGGAATGCACGACGAATCATTGGAAATTCTAAAGAGAATTCACAACATAAATTTTAGAGGAACTCGGCAAATATTCGAGGTAGATacctacttaatatttatgtacaaaaataagATGTAGCACTgatatcttatattttattaatttacgaaATATGCTTCCAGGAGGTGGAAATTGTAAAGCTGGAAAAGGCACCtacattttcaataaaagaacAGATTTTCCCCTTGTTTAAACTGCCACTCCTAAAAAGCACTGTTATAATGACACTGCTTCTTATCTTTCAACAGTTGAGTATGGCtaagttaaatttagtttatcttaatgtatatgtttatgtaatatgtttgtGATTTTAGAACCGGAGCATTCATAATGTGGTTGCCAACCATAAGTAATCAAGTCCTAAAACTGGTGAAGGCTGGAAAAGGAATGGAGCTCACAGTGTGCGGAGTCCTCAATGCTAGCCGAACCTGGGAGCCTAATGTATGAAAAGAATATCTTGTTGCACTTTAAAACCACTATATTTGAGCATTTTAACCTAAAGGCGTGAATACGGAGACAGGGAAGGGACTtcaggtacagaaggctgatcgcctTCTTGAAATGGCCGAATATGGTCCTACGAAGGTGTGGACATTTAAGAAGAACTAGGTCTTGTTGTAGCGCTTATCGTTTTtctagtagttttttttacattcggTAATGAAACGTATATCTGTTTCAGTCAGGCGTATCCCCGTGTTCACTTGATGTTGGAGCTATGCTCACTGTGTTTACACTGGGACTGATACATTCAATACTCATTTGTTTAGTGAGCATCGTGAGTACTTTAAGTTCCTTTTAACCTGGAAAATAATATGACAATGTTAAATAGTAATGTTTACCATACCAACCATAGTAATCATaccaatcaaatatacagtatttccGATATTCATAACCtgcatattaatattaaaattaataaaaagaaaattaaaaaaaaatattggtcaCAGtcgcagtgtacctttaacgctagTTACATTTCCCAGCTGTattacgatacttattcgttgagcgaggaaagcaccagctctaggGTCACTGGTACTATCTATCAGGTGCTAACTTACTCTCTTGTGACGCCCGGTGtctctaaaattaaaatattttaatttacattaccTATGCTCGTACAGGTAGTAAACAAAGTGGGACGACGTAACatggttataataattactacaGTATGCGGCCTCTGCGGTATCGCTGTTAACCTGGTACCCAATATATTTGTTAGTGGGATCCTGTTCATGGTCTTCATGGCTGGATTTATAGTAATCAGCTTGTACATGGCAATGGCTGTCGCATTTTTTCCTACGCATCTGAGgtacttaattataaagtaacaATTTCCTGTATCTTTATTGACGGAACGTGGCTGTCAGAAGGCTGATTTCACGCTCATccacttaaaaatatgattaatgaAACTGATGTGGAAATTTGTCTGCTCCATTAGACTATTGCAATGGCAAATTAAACTAGATAAATTTAGATAGGCCatagatttaataaatcagCCACCAAGTTCTCATtagactttatttattttcagggCATTTGCATTATCGTTCGTTCTATCGGGAGGTCGGGTCGCTTTGTTTGCTTCtgttcaaattataaattatcttcTAGAAAACAACTGCGAATtcagttttcatttattttctgcAATTTTTGCGTGtaagtgtttttctttacaaaaagttagctatat comes from the Pieris brassicae chromosome 4, ilPieBrab1.1, whole genome shotgun sequence genome and includes:
- the LOC123707954 gene encoding synaptic vesicle 2-related protein-like: MSVKLTFEEVLGRTGFGRYSYTLIGTIGVNTIAYACVTYGTTIIVPSSACELHTTSTQRGILAAGPIIGLILGSGLWGLLADLFGRRRTLLISMLSAAVVNVVGSFSVNWIMLLCLQFLCALLASGLFSQSMSMLSESVPIAKRNVVMLLANSISFLAQGLMAVFAIPIIPLTFSYYIPILNIHWNSWRTLQIVYSLPSLVAAGCMYYLEESPKFVYARGMHDESLEILKRIHNINFRGTRQIFEEVEIVKLEKAPTFSIKEQIFPLFKLPLLKSTVIMTLLLIFQQTGAFIMWLPTISNQVLKLVKAGKGMELTVCGVLNASRTWEPNSGVSPCSLDVGAMLTVFTLGLIHSILICLVSIVVNKVGRRNMVIIITTVCGLCGIAVNLVPNIFVSGILFMVFMAGFIVISLYMAMAVAFFPTHLRAFALSFVLSGGRVALFASVQIINYLLENNCEFSFHLFSAIFALSALLASFLTDDSKTVKN